One segment of Clavelina lepadiformis chromosome 2, kaClaLepa1.1, whole genome shotgun sequence DNA contains the following:
- the LOC143445832 gene encoding ciliary microtubule associated protein 1A-like isoform X2: MEDKDRKKVMIAARERGPGPGRYALPSSVGFKTHDFTKHMKPAYSFGHRLDNSMFSKDVSPGPKYHVSSRFTRVGPEGEPKYSMLARQPEPNLFQTPGPGTYKPETVHPPNERRAPRYSLSARTRSRSLDHFPAPNMYRIPSALGSRVPNRRSSPSFSISGRLSVRNFAEDLAKTPGPAQYRPIPPRNYKRSSPEYSLGARNFMPGDATKKPGPGAHSPGRAFGSLWRGRSFSMGIRHSEYLTPLIIDVAD, encoded by the exons ATGGAGGATAAAGATAGAAAGAAAGTAATGATTGCAGCACGTGAAAGAG GTCCCGGACCAGGAAGATATGCCCTTCCATCCTCGGTTGGTTTCAAAACTCACGACTTCACAAAACACATGAAGCCCGCCTACTCTTTTGGACATAGACTAGATAATTCAA TGTTTTCAAAAGATGTCAGTCCGGGTCCCAAGTATCACGTAAGCTCCAGGTTCACCCGTGTTGGACCCGAAGGCGAGCCAAAATATTCCATGTTAGCAAGGCAACCGGAACCGA ATCTTTTCCAAACTCCCGGACCAGGAACATACAAACCTGAAACGGTTCATCCCCCAAATGAGAGAAGAGCTCCCAGGTATTCTCTTTCTGCTCGGACAAGGTCGAGGAGCTTGGACCATTTTCCTGCTCCTAATATGTACCGGATTCCCTCTGCATTGGGAAGCCGTGTCCCGAATAGAAGATCAAGCCCCAGTTTCAGCATCAGCGGTCGTTTGTCTGTTAGAAATTTTGCCGAAGATTTGGCCAAAACACCTGGTCCGGCTCAGTATCGACCAATTCCTCCTAGAAATTACAAAAGGAGCTCTCCGGAATATTCCCTCGGAGCTAGGAATTTCATGCCCGGGGATGCAACTAAAAAACCCGGCCCGGGAGCTCACAGTCCAGGGAGGGCCTTTGGTTCTTTGTGGCGAGGAAGGTCGTTTTCAATGGGTATTCGACATTCGGAATATCTTACACCACTTATAATAGACGTTGCAGATTAA
- the LOC143445833 gene encoding ribosome maturation protein SBDS-like isoform X2 — protein MKKGGKRFEIACYKNKVMSWRNKTEKDIDEVLQTHTVFTNASKGLVAKKLDLLHAFGTDNQTEICHLILAKGELQVSEKERNMHLESMFRDIATIVTDMCVNPDTKRPYTVTIIERAMKEDIHYSVNPNRNAKQQALQVIKLLKEKISINRAEMRLRFFIPGKDSKKVKEKLIPLVKTIEHEEFSGGLELVCLTDPGCYRQLDEVISRETRGKGKLEVLNLKEVEESEEVL, from the coding sequence ATGAAAAAAGGAGGAAAACGCTTTGAAATAGCATGTTACAAGAACAAAGTCATGTCATGGAGAAACAAGACAGAAAAAGACATCGATGAAGTTCTTCAGACCCACACAGTTTTTACCAATGCATCGAAAGGATTAGTGGCAAAAAAGCTGGACCTTCTGCATGCGTTTGGAACTGATAACCAGACTGAAATTTGCCACCTTATATTGGCAAAGGGTGAATTGCAGGTATCCGAAAAAGAGCGCAACATGCATTTAGAGTCAATGTTTCGTGACATTGCAACGATTGTCACTGACATGTGTGTAAATCCTGATACCAAGCGGCCATATACTGTCACCATAATTGAACGAGCTATGAAGGAAGACATTCATTATTCAGTGAACCCCAACCGCAATGCAAAACAACAAGCCTTGCAAGTGATAAAACTACTGAAGgaaaaaatttcaatcaatCGTGCGGAAATGCGTTTGAGGTTTTTCATTCCTGGAAAGGACtcaaaaaaagtaaaagaaaaattaattccTTTAGTTAAAACTATTGAACATGAAGAATTCTCTGGGGGACTCGAATTAGTTTGCTTAACTGATCCTGGTTGTTATCGGCAACTTGATGAAGTCATCAGCCGTGAAACTCGAGGGAAAGGAAAATTGGAAGTCTTAAATCTGAAAGAAGTTGAAGAAAGCGAAGAGGTTCTTTGA
- the LOC143445832 gene encoding ciliary microtubule associated protein 1A-like isoform X1, translated as MEDKDRKKVMIAARERGPGPGRYALPSSVGFKTHDFTKHMKPAYSFGHRLDNSMFSKDVSPGPKYHVSSRFTRVGPEGEPKYSMLARQPEPNLFRPPGPGTYDNHRVHPQGERHAPKYSMAARTRFRKRDANPAANAYTLPQLIGPKIINKKAQSAYSMTGRSKINGFDEDLARTPGPAKYNVTVPNCYRNRQPLYSMLGRNVMPGDNTRKPGPGAHSPEKVYINKAKAPVVSMGIRHSEFITPLIIDVTD; from the exons ATGGAGGATAAAGATAGAAAGAAAGTAATGATTGCAGCACGTGAAAGAG GTCCCGGACCAGGAAGATATGCCCTTCCATCCTCGGTTGGTTTCAAAACTCACGACTTCACAAAACACATGAAGCCCGCCTACTCTTTTGGACATAGACTAGATAATTCAA TGTTTTCAAAAGATGTCAGTCCGGGTCCCAAGTATCACGTAAGCTCCAGGTTCACCCGTGTTGGACCCGAAGGCGAGCCAAAATATTCCATGTTAGCAAGGCAACCGGAACCGA ACCTTTTCCGTCCACCTGGGCCGGGTACCTATGACAATCACAGGGTACACCCCCAGGGTGAAAGGCATGCGCCAAAATATTCAATGGCCGCGCGAACCCGGTTCCGTAAGCGGGATGCGAACCCAGCGGCAAACGCCTACACCTTACCTCAGCTAATTGGCCCCAAGATTATCAATAAGAAAGCCCAATCCGCTTATTCCATGACTGGTAGGTCGAAGATCAACGGATTTGATGAGGATCTTGCCAGGACACCGGGACCAGCCAAGTACAACGTCACCGTTCCAAATTGTTACCGCAACAGGCAGCCTCTCTACTCGATGCTTGGACGCAACGTAATGCCAGGTGATAACACCAGGAAGCCAGGTCCAGGCGCTCACTCGCCCGAGAAGGTCTACATTAACAAGGCCAAAGCACCAGTCGTTTCCATGGGTATACGTCATTCTGAATTCATTACCCCTCTTATTATTGACGTCACAGACTAA
- the LOC143445831 gene encoding uncharacterized protein LOC143445831 yields MFAASFATSKQNALYQQHLKKEYCDIIIQVDGNDFYVHGCIIAAACPKLDRYIQENKVVKQNDSQQPSIMVKTTTDFLTGESFEFILSYIYTGHLDWDKVKPELVNDVLSAAHWCELDELVEEYTNSIQGISGDKPSSMAPIETIVMVDTFAQESESPYETLKNLAENYYESASQNHDVLFCMFCGEQFNTDDGLQLVEHMNMHLGKQQEDSDYKPINGQQNQFSQKGLRKRRGRPKKLKNGKRAAGLSVKLKYKPQKARRNEQYIDTEDDALPQDNSEILSYGEDDYICDVCRKVFASEKRLLSHKKQCASNKNNKEQSISVINQSFSELAAQNSALLHSKTVKGLTIPIGGFRRPYVKGGKKKKKSGQEKGGRGKTTAVDHDDEAEIRKAKIAKVWICPSCPQLIFERKRDQLQHIRSTHGTLKRYMCEHCGKNLEGRTALTLHMRIHTGERPYVCKDCGRGFSERKTMEDHMRRHTGERPFLCTVCGKDFTFRQSLYRHMKFHAGKRPFVCNICGKAFVLKQNLQEHAARHLKHDLMKCSDCPEKFANSTMLLKHQTEAHHSTLEVVTNELHITANGVVTIESEV; encoded by the exons ATGTTTGCAGCAAGTTTTGCTACATCCAAACAAAATGCTTTGTATCAGCAACACTTGAAAAAAGAGTATTGTGATATCATCATCCAAGTTGATGGGAACGACTTTTATGTGCACGGCTGCATCATTGCTGCTGCTTGCCCTAAGCTTGACAGATATATCCAAGAGAACAAGGTAGTAAAGCAGAATGACTCACAGCAACCATCTATCATGGTTAAGACGACCACTGATTTCCTTACTGGTGAAAGTTTTGAGTTTATCTTGTCATACATATACACTGGACATTTAGACTGGGATAAAGTAAAACCTGAGTTGGTCAATGATGTTCTTTCAGCTGCTCACTGGTGTGAGCTAGATGAG TTAGTGGAAGAATATACAAATTCAATTCAAGGAATTTCAGGAGATAAGCCGAGCAGCATGGCGCCTATTGAGACCATTGTTATGGTTGACACATTTGCACAAGAATCTGAAAGTCCTTATGAGACACTTAAAAACCTTGCTGAAAACTATTATGAAAGTGCTTCACAAAACCATGATGTACTGTTTTGCATGTTTTGTGGTGAACAATTTAATACAGATGATGGACTACAATTAGTTGAACATATGAACATGCATCTTGGGAAGCAACAGGAGGACAGTGATTATAAACCAATAAATGGGCAGCAAAACCAATTCAGCCAAAAAGGTCTCCGCAAACGTAGAGGTCGAcctaaaaaactgaaaaatggGAAACGTGCTGCCGGATTGTCTGTGAAGTTGAAATACAAACCACAAAAGGCAAGAAGAAATGAACAGTATATTGACACTGAAGACGATGCACTTCCCCAGGACAACTCAGAAATTCTATCATATGGCGAAGACGACTACATTTGTGATGTCTGTAGAAAAGTATTTGCATCTGAAAAACGGCTTCTATCCCATAAAAA ACAATGTGCAtctaacaaaaacaacaaggAGCAAAGTATTTCCGTAATAAATCAGAGTTTTTCTGAACTTGCGGCGCAAAACTCTGCACTTCTTCATTCAAAAACTGTCAAAGGTTTGACAATTCCAATTGGGGGTTTTAGGCGCCCTTATGTGAAAGGTGgtaagaagaagaagaaaagtGGCCAAGAGAAAGGGGGAAGAGGTAAAACAACAGCTGTAGATCACGACGATGAAGCTGAGATCCGAAAAGCTAAAATCGCCAAAGTCTGGATATGCCCTTCTTGTCCTCAGCTTATATTTGAAAGGAAGAGAGACCAGTTGCAACACATTCGTTCCACACATGGCACACTAAAAAGATACATGTGCGAGCACTGTGGAAAAAACTTGGAA GGCAGAACAGCACTGACTTTGCATATGAGAATTCACACTGGTGAAAGGCCATATGTATGTAAGGACTGTGGCCGGGGATTTTCTGAGAGAAAGACCATGGAGGATCACATGCGAAGACACACAGGAGAGAGGCCATTTTTATGCACTGTCTGTGGCAAAGATTTTACTTTCAG GCAATCCCTTTATCGACATATGAAATTTCATGCTGGAAAGCGGCCTTTTGTCTGCAATATATGTGGAAAAGCATTTGTTCTGAAGCAGAACTTGCAGGAACACGCGGCCCGTCATCTTAAACATGATTTGATGAAGTGTTCCGACTGtcctgaaaaatttgcaaattctACCATGTTGCTGAAACATCAAACTGAGGCACATCATTCAACATTGGAAGTAGTAACCAATGAATTACACATTACTGCAAATGGAGTGGTAACCATTGAATCTGAAGTATAA
- the LOC143445741 gene encoding sodium/myo-inositol cotransporter 2-like, with the protein MLPTNNDSKNFSGIHDAFLGERLNGTDILVVVIYFFAVLAVGIWAMWRTNRSTVGGYFLAGRSMLWWPIGASLFSSNVGSGHFIGLAGSGAASGIAVGAYEWNAMFVVLLLAWVFLPVYIASGVVTMPEYLYKRYGGHRIQICISVVYLFIYIFTKISVDLYAGAIFISQALKWNLYVSVLALLLVTAIYTVGGGLAAVIYTDTLQTVIMLLGAFILMIVGFVNIGGYSGLVEQYMDAIPQYRLANHTECGIPRADSFHVFRDVHANLPWTGIVFGMPILSIWYWCTDQVIVQRSLAAKNLSHAKAASILCSYLKVFPMFLMVMVGMISRAKYPDQVSCVDPEVCKIVCDNPHSCSDIAYPKLVMELLPGGARGLLLAVMLSALMSSLTSIFNSSSTIFTMDLWNRVRKSASERELMIVGRVFVLCLVIVSFLWIPIIQAEEGGQLFNYIQKISAYLQPPIAAAFILGIFWKRMNEQGAFWGLCVGTVAGIIRLITDFTESDPVCGEDEGMQWGIHYLHFAIFLFLGSCLVIILISLCTKPWPKNMFGGLTWWTRKELLPLNPMHLQLESKPKNEHSYLVENDELQQSNGCLNNGKAVYTSNSEELYAEIDLGQPENFTSHRPQHLPKQVSASYNNDLVRFKTQQVPEEPVHKGFTTHETKFWRKVLSFFCGFEGSSSQPSKKIPVVPTLDSFAEDPFWKKVVNINAVICVIFAIALWIAFR; encoded by the exons ATGTTGCCAACAAACAAtgattccaaaaacttctccG gCATTCACGATGCTTTTCTTGGAGAACGCTTAAATGGAACAGACATTCTTGTTGTAGTTATATATTTCTTTGCTGTCCTGGCGGTTGGAATATGG GCAATGTGGCGTACAAACAGAAGCACCGTGGGTGGATATTTTCTTGCAGGCAGAAGCATGTTATGGTGGCCG ATTGGAGCGTCTTTGTTCTCAAGCAATGTTGGCAGTGGACACTTTATAGGTCTGGCTGGATCTGGAGCTGCAAGCGGCATTGCTGTTGGGGCATATGAATGGAAT gcaATGTTTGTTGTGCTCCTGCTTGCTTGGGTCTTTCTTCCTGTATATATAGCATCTGGG GTTGTAACAATGCCGGAATATCTGTACAAGCGCTATGGTGGTCATAGAATTCAAATATGCATTTCTGTAGTTTACCTGTTTATCTACATCTTTACCAAAATATCA gTAGACTTATATGCTGGAGCTATCTTTATAAGCCAAGCTTTAAAATGGAATTTGTATGTTTCTGTTCTGGCACTTTTACTTGTAACTGCAATTTACACTGTTGGAG GTGGTTTGGCTGCTGTCATATACACTGATACTCTCCAAACAGTTATCATGCTTCTTGGTGCTTTTATTCTGATGATTGTTG GTTTTGTGAATATTGGAGGCTACAGCGGGTTAGTAGAGCAATACATGGATGCTATTCCTCAGTACAGACTTGCCAATCATACTGAGTGTGGAATACCTCGTGCCGATTCATTCCATGTTTTTCGTGATGTCCACGCCAATTTGCCATGGACTGGTATTGTCTTTGGCATGCCCATTCTATCAATATGGTATTGGTGCACAGATCAG GTGATTGTTCAACGCTCCCTTGCAGCCAAAAATTTATCTCATGCAAAAGCTGCTTCAATTTTGTGCAGTTACCTTAAAGTGTTTCCGATGTTTCTCATGGTAATGGTTGGAATGATTAGTAGAGCAAAATACCCAG ATCAAGTTAGTTGTGTTGACCCAGAAGTGTGTAAAATAGTGTGTGATAACCCACACAGCTGTTCTGATATCGCTTACCCAAAGCTTGTCATGGAATTGCTTCCTGGAG GTGCACGTGGTTTACTGCTTGCGGTTATGTTATCTGCTTTGATGAGCTCTCTTACTTCAATATTCAACAGCAGTAGCACCATATTTACTATGGATTTGTGGAACCGAGTAAGGAAATCTGCTTCTGAGAGAGAACTCATGATTGTTGGAAG GGTCTTTGTTTTGTGCCTTGTGATTGTAAGCTTCTTGTGGATTCCAATTATTCAAGCGGAAGAGGGTGGACAGCTTTTCAACTACATACAGAAAATTAGTGCATACCTTCAACCTCCCATTGCAGCGGCCTTTATTTTAGGAATCTTTTGGAAAAGGATGAATGAACAG GGAGCTTTCTGGGGTCTCTGTGTGGGAACTGTGGCTGGTATCATCCGGTTAATCACTGACTTCACGGAATCGGACCCGGTTTGTGGTGAAGATGAAGGCATGCAATGGGGAATACACTATCTCCATTTTGCTATTTTCTTGTTTCTGGGATCTTGTCTTGTTATCATTTTAATCAGTCTCTGCACAAAACCATGGCCTAAGAATATG TTTGGTGGCTTAACCTGGTGGACAAGAAAGGAATTACTTCCATTAAATCCCATGCATTTACAACTCGAATCTAAGCCCAAAAACGAACATTCCTATTTGGTTGAAAATGATGAGCTTCAGCAAAGCAACGGATGCCTAAATAATGGGAAGGCAGTCTACACATCAAATTCTGAAGAACTTTATGCTGAAATTG ACTTGGGTCAGCCTGAGAATTTCACTTCTCATCGCCCACAGCATTTACCAAAGCAAGTGTCTGCATCATACAACAACGATCTTGTGCGATTTAAAACTCAGCAAGTTCCAGAAGAACCTGTTCACAAAGGATTTACTACAC atgaaACTAAGTTTTGGAGAAAAGTTTTGAGTTTCTTTTGTGGCTTTGAAGGATCATCGTCTCAACCAAGCAAGAAAATTCCAGTCGTTCCAACTCTGGACTCGTTCGCTGAGGAtccattttggaaaaaagtgGTTAATATTAATGCTGTTATATGTGTTATTTTTGCTATCGCTTTGTGGATTGCATTTCGCTAA
- the LOC143445833 gene encoding ribosome maturation protein SBDS-like isoform X1: MRMKKGGKRFEIACYKNKVMSWRNKTEKDIDEVLQTHTVFTNASKGLVAKKLDLLHAFGTDNQTEICHLILAKGELQVSEKERNMHLESMFRDIATIVTDMCVNPDTKRPYTVTIIERAMKEDIHYSVNPNRNAKQQALQVIKLLKEKISINRAEMRLRFFIPGKDSKKVKEKLIPLVKTIEHEEFSGGLELVCLTDPGCYRQLDEVISRETRGKGKLEVLNLKEVEESEEVL, encoded by the exons ATGAG AATGAAAAAAGGAGGAAAACGCTTTGAAATAGCATGTTACAAGAACAAAGTCATGTCATGGAGAAACAAGACAGAAAAAGACATCGATGAAGTTCTTCAGACCCACACAGTTTTTACCAATGCATCGAAAGGATTAGTGGCAAAAAAGCTGGACCTTCTGCATGCGTTTGGAACTGATAACCAGACTGAAATTTGCCACCTTATATTGGCAAAGGGTGAATTGCAGGTATCCGAAAAAGAGCGCAACATGCATTTAGAGTCAATGTTTCGTGACATTGCAACGATTGTCACTGACATGTGTGTAAATCCTGATACCAAGCGGCCATATACTGTCACCATAATTGAACGAGCTATGAAGGAAGACATTCATTATTCAGTGAACCCCAACCGCAATGCAAAACAACAAGCCTTGCAAGTGATAAAACTACTGAAGgaaaaaatttcaatcaatCGTGCGGAAATGCGTTTGAGGTTTTTCATTCCTGGAAAGGACtcaaaaaaagtaaaagaaaaattaattccTTTAGTTAAAACTATTGAACATGAAGAATTCTCTGGGGGACTCGAATTAGTTTGCTTAACTGATCCTGGTTGTTATCGGCAACTTGATGAAGTCATCAGCCGTGAAACTCGAGGGAAAGGAAAATTGGAAGTCTTAAATCTGAAAGAAGTTGAAGAAAGCGAAGAGGTTCTTTGA